The following are from one region of the Brienomyrus brachyistius isolate T26 chromosome 13, BBRACH_0.4, whole genome shotgun sequence genome:
- the ces3 gene encoding carboxylesterase 3 yields the protein MLTSMITKGAVRLASFTLAVIIISTSGQTDDGPVVSIKNGTLRGQYVPVNSTEKVVQQYLGIPFARPPVGPLRLTAPQPPLAWEGVRDATRQPAMCIQNPAISAEISKMYNMNVSESPVSEDCLYLNVYTPSDRSAEERLPVMVWIHGGGLAFGGAAKIDASALVAYQHVVVVVIQYRLGILGFLSTGDEHARGNWGFLDQIAALQWVQANIESFGGDPQSVTIFGDSAGGISASLLVLSPLSSGLFHKVICQSGVATVQILSTNSPLFLAKAVANLTACDSDSTEHLVRCMRQKTEEDIIQATKAKKTILGSTVDGYFLEKPIEDVFKSQEFPKVPILLGMTNHEFGWILSKAFASPDWEEGMDKQEVMSILNRIFHGWAAGTDELIAAEYLRDADTPEKVRDVFTEILGDLFMVFPTIAVANHHRNAGGAVYLYEFQHPPAIFKNVRPGFVKADHGDDIYFVFGAPLWNGPTTDPEIRHVTEEEKELSKKMMAYWANFARSGSPNGPGLLEWPAYGESEEYLNLGLEQTVGRKLKQEQMHFFTVTLPQKLAASHAANAKP from the exons ACGACGGTCCAGTGGTTTCTATCAAAAACGGCACTTTGCGAGGGCAGTACGTCCCGGTGAACAGCACGGAAAAGGTGGTGCAGCAGTACTTGGGTATCCCCTTCGCTCGGCCCCCAGTGGGGCCCCTGCGTCTGACGGCCCCCCAGCCGCCATTAGCGTGGGAAGGCGTGAGAGATGCTACACGACAGCCTGCCAT GTGTATACAAAACCCGGCCATCTCGGCGGAAATTTCAAAAATGTACAACATGAATGTTTCTGAATCACCTGTATCAGAGGATTGCTTGTACCTTAATGTATATACCCCCAGTGACCGGTCTGCTGAAGAGAGATTACCT GTAATGGTCTGGATCCACGGGGGTGGTCTGGCCTTCGGCGGCGCTGCCAAAATTGACGCCTCAGCGCTGGTAGCCTACCAGCATGTGGTCGTGGTTGTGATCCAGTATCGGCTTGGAATCCTTGGGTTCTTGAG CACTGGAGATGAGCATGCTAGAGGCAACTGGGGCTTCCTGGACCAAATCGCTGCCCTTCAGTGGGTCCAGGCGAACATCGAGAGTTTTGGGGGAGATCCACAGTCCGTCACTATATTTGGGGACTCTGCCGGGGGGATCAGCGCATCATTGCTT GTCCTTTCACCATTGTCTTCTGGCCTTTTCCACAAAGTGATCTGCCAGAGTGGAGTGGCAACAGTGCAGATCTTGTCCACCAACAGCCCACTGTTCCTCGCAAAG GCGGTGGCCAACTTGACTGCATGTGACAGTGATTCTACAGAACACCTTGTTCGGTGCATGAGGCAGAAGACCGAGGAGGACATCATACAAGCTACCAAAGCC AAAAAAACCATTCTGGGGTCGACGGTGGATGGATATTTTCTGGAAAAACCCATAGAAGATGTTTTCAAAAGCCAGGAATTCCCTAAGGTCCCAATTCTTCTAGGCATGACTAACCATGAGTTTGGCTGGATACTCTCTAAG GCATTTGCTTCTCCTGACTGGGAAGAGGGGATGGACAAGCAGGAAGTCATGTCTATATTAAATCGCATTTTTCATGGATGG GCTGCAGGTACAGATGAGCTAATTGCCGCCGAATACCTCCGAGATGCCGACACACCGGAGAAAGTGCGAGACGTGTTCACTGAAATACTGGGCGACCTCTTCATGGTCTTTCCCACCATTGCGGTGGCTAATCACCACAGAA ATGCAGGGGGGGCTGTATATCTGTACGAGTTCCAGCACCCCCCGGCCATTTTCAAAAACGTCAGGCCCGGCTTTGTCAAGGCCGACCATGGTGATGATATCTACTTCGTCTTCGGAGCTCCGCTCTGGAATGGACCAACCACAGATCCAG aaatcagaCACGTCACCGAAGAGGAAAAGGAGCTGTCAAAGAAGATGATGGCGTACTGGGCCAACTTTGCCCGCAGCGG TTCACCCAACGGGCCAGGGCTTCTGGAGTGGCCGGCTTATGGGGAATCTGAAGAGTACCTTAACCTAGGCTTAGAACAAACAGTAGGCAGGAAGTTGAAGCAGGAGCAGATGCACTTTTTCACTGTCACCCTTCCGCAGAAATTAGCAGCGAGCCACGCTGCAAACGCGAAACCTTGA